The Benincasa hispida cultivar B227 chromosome 9, ASM972705v1, whole genome shotgun sequence genome has a segment encoding these proteins:
- the LOC120086218 gene encoding autophagy-related protein 8i-like, with product MGKTKSFKDEFTYEQRFEESFEILAKYPDRVPVIVERYEKCELPEMEKKKYLIPRDMSVGQFIHVLSTRLHLAPGKALFVFVKNTLPQTGSLMSTVYNSYKDDDGFLYMCYSSEKTFG from the exons ATGGGGAAAACCAAATCCTTCAAGGACGAGTTCACCTACG AACAACGATTTGAGGAGTCGTTCGAAATATTGGCCAAGTATCCCGATCGAGTCCCT GTAATTGTTGAGAGATATGAGAAATGTGAACTTCCTGAGATGGAAAAGAAGAA GTACCTCATTCCTCGAGACATGTCTGTTGGCCAATTCATCCATGTTCTGAGCACCAGGCTTCATCTAGCACCTGGAAAAGCTCTCTTTGTATTTGTAAAGAATACTTTGCCTCAAACAG GTAGCTTAATGAGTACGGTGTACAATTCATACAAGGACGACGATGGCTTTCTGTACATGTGTTACAGCAGTGAAAAGACCTTTGGCTAA
- the LOC120085833 gene encoding E3 ubiquitin-protein ligase HEL2 produces MDDSCAVCADTLEWVAYGSCGHRDVCSTCVARLRFICGDRRCCICKSESAVVFVSKALGDYTRTINDFTVFPSEPREGRSGSYWYHEDTQAFFDDVDHYKMIKAMCRLSCSVCDKIGEDQPNDASKRRGRFRNIEQLKGHLFHRHKLFMCSLCLEGRKVFICEQKLYNRAQLNQHIHTGDSEVDGSESERGGFTGHPICEFCRTPFYGDNELYTHMSTEHYTCHICQRLHPGQYEYYKNYDDLEIHFRQGHFLCEDEACLAKKFIVFQSEAEMKRHNTIEHGGKLSRSKRNAALQIPTSFRYRRSNEQDNRRGRRTFRRDSSDDLLSLAIQESFETANVDDTNHDPLPSGQGASDQENISNIDPLIEPFEALATTDPESASRYLQALGHSRNSQLEQSSFPPLSTASSSSHPKPSQDKDAIHNDSMAAHLRRQRNNVTVLNSAGWPKSSRAPVLPPSNNSSQAWPAINANHAASSSSRQTKGVVTINNGPSVSAYSNAAQMHAKARSSSSSGSGSSSRISHSASAPSLTDIAYTEPSVNEFPPVSTVQAWKAPSSSQSSMNMEDVQTANKSLVEKIRAALDFDQDRYAIFKDISAQYRQGQIDTEMYLDCVQQFGLSHLLLELARLCPDPQKQKELVETYNASFHKDVIPVNGRAQDSIQIKDNSKGKKGKGKSIEVKDSSSKDKLADSILSSVRELQSSFRPLEEDVEVLSKGEYRASKGKLKISSDNQQGGTGGQNSQLSTGLLNESTGDGGGGGSKQKKKTSKFHRVRLGDGSVAALLDLKNSNLTSDPDPVERVEGRNNATGVLPVRGVWRNGAQRLFS; encoded by the exons ATGGACGATAGCTGTGCGGTGTGTGCCGATACTCTTGAATGGGTTGCCTATGGCTCTTGCGGTCATCGGGATGTCTGCTCCACCTGCGTTGCTCGTCTTCGATTCATTTGTGGTGATCGCCGCTGCTGCATCTGCAAGTCTGAATCAGCCGTCGTGTTCGTCTCTAAG GCCTTAGGAGATTATACAAGGACGATTAACGACTTCACAGTCTTTCCTTCTGAACCAAGAGAGGGTCGTAGTGGATCCTATTGGTATCATGAAGACACACAAGCATTTTTTGATGATGTTGACCACTACAAGATGATAAAAGCAATGTGCAGGTTGTCATGCAGTGTGTGTGATAAGATAGGTgaagatcaaccaaatgatgccTCAAAGCGCCGAGGAAGATTTCGGAATATTGAGCAGCTAAAGGGTCATTTGTTTCATCGACATAAGTTGTTTATGTGCAGCCTTTGTTTGGAAGGCAGGAAG GTCTTTATTTGTGAACAAAAGCTATATAATAGAGCACAATTGAATCAGCATATACACACTGGTGATTCTGAGGTGGACGGAAGTGAGAGTGAGAGAGGTGGTTTCACCGGGCACCCTATTTGTGAATTTTGCAGAACTCCATTTTACGGAGATAATGAGCTGTATACTCATATGTCAACTGAGCATTATACATGTCATATATGCCAAAG GCTCCATCCTGGACAGTATGAATACTATAAGAATTATGATGACCTAGAG ATCCATTTCCGACAAGGACATTTTCTTTGTGAAGATGAAGCCTGCCTTGCTAAAAAGTTTATAGTGTTCCAATCTGAAGCGGAAATGAAG AGGCATAATACTATTGAACATGGTGGCAAGCTATCTCGATCGAAGCGAAATGCTGCTTTGCAA ATACCAACCAGTTTCCGGTATCGAAGAAGTAATGAGCAAGATAATCGGCGTGGTAGACGGACATTTCGTCGTGATTCTTCTGATGATCTACTTTCTTTGGCCATTCAAGAAAGCTTTGAAACAGCCAATGTTGATGACACCAATCATGACCCATTACCTAGCGGACAAGGAGCCTCAGATCAGGAAAATATAAGCAACATTGATCCCTTGATTGAACCATTTGAAGCATTAGCAACAACAGATCCTGAATCAGCTTCTAGATACCTTCAAGCGTTGGGCCATTCTAGGAATTCTCAATTGGAGCAATCATCCTTTCCTCCCCTTTCAACAGCATCCAGCAGTAGCCATCCAAAGCCCAGTCAGGACAAAGATGCTATACATAATGACAGTATGGCAGCTCATCTTCGCCGCCAGAGGAATAATGTGACCGTTCTAAATTCTGCTGGTTGGCCAAAATCAAGTCGTGCCCCTGTGCTACCACCATCAAATAACTCATCTCAAGCTTGGCCTGCTATAAATGCCAATCATGCAGCTTCAAGCAGTTCTAGGCAGACTAAGGGGGTTGTCACTATTAATAATGGCCCTTCAGTTTCTGCTTACTCAAATGCTGCTCAGATGCATGCAAAAGCTCGATCTAGTTCTTCAAGTGGATCAGGTAGTAGCAGTAGGATTAGCCACTCTGCTTCGGCTCCCAGTCTCACCGACATTGCCTATACTGAACCCTCAGTTAATGAATTCCCTCCAGTATCTACAGTACAGGCGTGGAAGGCACCTTCAAGTAGCCAGAGTTCAATGAACATGGAAGATGTCCAGACAGCAAACAAATCTCTTGTTGAAAAAATACGTGCTGCACTTGATTTTGACCAAGATAGATATGCCATTTTTAAGGATATATCTGCACAATATCGTCAGGGTCAGATTGACACAGAAATGTATCTAGACTGCGTGCAACAGTTCGGTTTGTCCCATCTTCTGCTCGAGTTGGCTAGGCTCTGTCCTGATCCTCAGAAACAGAAAGAACTTGTGGAGACCTATAATGCTAGTTTTCATAAAGATGTGATCCCAGTAAATGGTAGGGCTCAAGATAGTATTCAAATTAAAGACAACAGTAAGGGAAagaaaggtaaagggaaatcTATAGAAGTTAAAGACAGCAGTTCCAAGGACAAATTAGCAGATAGTATCTTGAGCAGTGTTCGGGAATTGCAGTCGAGTTTCAGGCCATTGGAGGAAGATGTAGAGGTATTATCGAAGGGTGAGTATCGTGCTTCAAAAGGGAAATTGAAGATTTCGTCTGACAACCAGCAAGGTGGGACAGGAGGACAAAATAGTCAACTGTCTACTGGTCTATTGAACGAAAGCACTGGGGATGGGGGTGGTGGGGGGagcaaacaaaaaaagaaaacctcCAAGTTCCATAGAGTTCGATTAGGCGATGGCTCGGTTGCTGCACTCTTAGATTTAAAAAACTCCAATCTCACTTCAGACCCGGACCCAGTCGAAAGAGTAGAGGGCAGGAACAATGCTACAGGGGTATTGCCTGTTCGGGGCGTTTGGCGAAATGGTGCCCAGAGGCTTTTCTCTTAG